TTTAATCCGACAGAATCACCATTTCACGTGAACCGCATATCGATTTCCCTCGGTGATGTATTAGTGCTGCACACACCACCCCGTGGATGCTCATCTCATCATCTCCTGTACGAATTCTATACATGACAGATGAGTTCGAGTGAGAGACCGATCAAGGTCAAAAAATCTATATTAGAGCAGACATcaattcaatcaaaatatttagattaTGACATCCAATTTTTTCAATTTGCATGTAGTATTTTCTTGGTAGTTAAATTGTCATCTCAAAGATCTTAGTCACGAAGTCAAGCAAAATCTCAGTCCTACATCTCGAAATGTTCATAGGCTTCCATCAAATAAGAACGGCAGGGCCTTTGTCAAAACATCGGTAGCTATTATTTTaactaagaacaaaaaaaaaagaaaaaagtactTGATTTCATAACCCCATTTAGCCACACTTGAGATTATATCTCATAATTATCTTATTTcacataatatcatttaatatgcaACTAAGCTGAGTGTTGTTATCCTCCTTCGTACTCTCCCGATAGATCGGATTGTACTttggatttatttttcttttgatgttgAGATTTTAAATCGATTATGAATAAGTTGGAATCAAATGGGTCAAAGTTAATATACATTTAAACATGAATATTCTTAACGTCACTTATTTTTGACTTTGCTGTGACACAAATATCTCCGGAAAATCATGTTTCGTAAGTTAATATACATTTGATAAGattatttagtcccacattgattgAAGAGGATGAGTACGAGAATCAATGACTCGTAAGTCCGTTAGATCTCTCTTATCATAATAGGTGATTTTTAGAACTGACATATTCTAAAACTAATAAAAACGAGTATGCCAAAGAAACAATTCCTTACTGATCATACCAATAGGCCGATGATGGTCGCTTACTTTTGACTTTGCTGTGGCACAAATGTCTCCGGGAAACCGTGTTCGGCAAGTCAATTCGTCGGCACATCTTTTTGCCGCGTGCTGTGAGGTTCGTCCGTTCGGCAAAGGCCGAAGAATTTGTCGAATCCTCAACCGGTCATCTAATCTGAAAGCAGATGGTTTGGTAGGAGATCGGACCAATATAAGAAGATGCCGAAGTTATCGAGGCTGCTCTCGTATCGGTCGTCGTCGACGTCGTCACCGCTCAAGCTGTCATGCAAGTGGTTTCCGACCGGAAGCCATTGGCGGGTATATGAGTCACCCATTTCCGCACGTAAGCTATTCGATCTTTTTCCTCTGTGGTGGGATCGAGAAGGACTCGTGGATTTCAATGTTTTCGATTCTGCCCATTTTAGGTATCCATTCATCCATCGATTATATGTTTCTTTTTTGCTTATCGTTGATAATGTGCTTCACCTGCCATCAGACTCGATCACATCCCGAGAATAAAATTGTCATACACAGACAATAAGTAACGACCGACGACGACGATAACATCGAGGGGTTGACATATTCTTTTAGATTCATAGAATCGACGTAAGGAATTCAACCATAGGACTTTTTTTGTGtgaattattttttgaaattaggatTTGAATTTTGCATAAATAACACATGCATCTTAAATTTCTAATGGGGACGCGAGTGAATACTTTAAATACTTGTATATCTCTATAGTAAGTCTAGAgaggatgaaaaaaaatatttttaagatttacaTGTTCTGATTGTGATCGACTGAATGCATTTATATCTCGATTTCATCTAGTGAAGATCTTAGATTTTCTTCATGGATGTCGGTGAGGAGCATCGAACCATATAAATCTTACAACATTGACTCTCTCaattattatttatatgatgTAATGTATATATAAAgggattatattttaattttgtgaTTGAcacaatatattttaattttcatgGACCTATATAGATGAGGATCATCAAATCATATAAATACTCCCTTAGGTTTGTGTTTActattaatctcttttttttttctttgcttttGATATCAAAGTCTTCTCTCCCATTTTTTCATGGTATCTATCATTAGAGAATGTATTCGTAAAGAGATTCATAGTTGAATTTAGATTAagtcaattgatttttttttattttaagttacTTTTAGACATATATGAGAAATATCGAAGcacataaattttatatcaattttttttatttgatatcgATGTTTTCGCTTCCCGACAAACAAACATCAACACAAACTCGAATAAAATCAATCACAATGTGAATAAAGTGGAAAATTAAATATgcaacaaaaggtcagaaatgaGAGAAACATCGAATTTGGCCAAAGTTGCCGAATACCGGTATATGTGTGGGTGTGAGAAATGAGTTGTTTGAGGGTCCACATCAACTGCTCGCTGTCCACCGAAGACTTGCCACCGAATCAGGAATAGCAACACCAACAATTGAAGCAGCCATTATTGCCTACGGAATGAAAGCTGACAGTAGCTCGTCGCACAAAGTCACATCGAGAATAGCCAAAGCCATTAAACACAAAGCTCCTCTGCGAAGACTAATCAGAAGGACAAAGGGCGAGGCATTCAATGCGTGCGGCCCGCCAAAGCCGGTGAATTGGGTCCCACCCATCATCAGATCCCACGAATGAACTATTGAAATGCATCGTTCGTTTCCTATGACTCTCGAGGATGAAATTGCtggaaatttcttctctttttcttttggctAAAATTATactttattaattaaaaaaaaaacttatatttattttatccaaactaataaaattattattattaaataatatacacacacacacatatatatgtatatgtatatatatatatatatatgtatatgtatatatatatatatgtatatatatatatatatgtatatgtatatatatatatatatgtatatgtatgtatatatatatatatatatatatatatatatatatatatatgtatatatatacacacacacgagGTTTTGAGCAAGAAAGGTCCAAACCTGTTCAGGTGAGGCCATTAATAGCTCATCCGAGCGTATGAATTGCCAAAAACAGAGTGTCATTTATTAGACATTGTTGTGTCAGAGTGCTCTCCTCATCACTGATGCCATTCTGCAACGATCTGATTGACAATGCTGGCAGCAAGTAGAAGGTTtggcttcttctccttctccggtCCTTATGGCAGATTACTCTCGCTTGAGCACATATACAACTCACATTTTGAAGTGTGGAATTACGAGCTTCATCTATCACAAATTATGTGTCTTGTATAACTTCACAAAGAAACGATCTAATCACCCCATTTGATGATTTGCAAATCTGAAAAGAGAACGTTTCCACTGGTGATGGCATGTTTAATCCGAAATAAAATCCTTGAGTTCttataaagagaaaaagaacGGGAAGAAAATAGTTCTATTGTTGCAAAGAATCTAACAATATGCTTGATGCACGCCAAGTGCGACATAAAAAATATACAATAGATTCAAGTAAATATGATTGTCGTAAATATATTATGTCCTGGTTGGATCTTTGACAATTCGGAAAAACCAAAACAAAATAAGTATATGTAAATAAAAATGACTTTCTGATGCAACAGCAAATGAAGTAAGAGATTAAAGAACACACTCTATTTTCCTGGAAAGCACTGGGGGAACTTCATGTGTGTTTAATCTTATTAAGAAAAATACAATGCGAATTAATCAAGGCGAGTAGCTTCAAACTGGTGCCGCTATCTACCGTTGACGAAGAAGCTCAAGGGCATGCAGTAAAGTACTGCTGAACCTCTCTGTATCGAGCTTTACACCCTGTTTGAAAAAGTACAGCTCGATCATTCGATCCCACCCATGTTTTTGGTAAGCTTCCTTCTGATCGGAGAGCACTGGATCACCTCTAGAAAACTGCTCTGTCAGGGTGCTCTCTTCTAGACTTATCATATACTGCAAGTAGTGCATCTTCATGCTTATGGTAGCCAGTCCAAAGTCAATCCAACTTATCCCCTCCAACCCACCCAGAGGAATAACTTGGATCACCACTGCATTGGTTGGAAGGAAGACAAGATTAGTTAGCCCGGCGCCGTGAACTCCCAGCATCACATCACATGAGTTAACTATGCGCGCAAATTCAGCCAAGTCATACTTCGCCTCTGCAACAACAGCTTCGAAGCCCATCTCTTCCGCTTTCCGAACTATTTCATCGACATTGGCAAATATTCTCGTCCACTTCCTTGCAATAATTAGGATTCTAGGCTTCTTATCTTGATCTGGTCCCAGTTTAATCGTGGTGTCACGCTCCAATGCAAAAGATTTTCTGACATGCCTTCCAAAATCAACCATCGAGAGACCGTAAGGGGACCTTGAGGGCTCAATGCTCATCTCCTTGTGGAATTTAAGACCCACAATAACACGAGGATAGCAGCGAACTGTATGGTCCTGGTTGAAGTCAATGATCTCATAATTAGTGAGCGGTTTTAGTAGTTTTTGATACTTGTCATTCCATATTGGAAGAATCTCACTTATTAGAAACTGAACTTCCCCGTTGAACTGTTGGGATGTTGTAAAGATAGGGATAAGTATATCAGTGAAGTCATGGAAGAAGTTCCCCATATACCCACCAGTTGAGAAGACTATTGCCGGAACTGTGCTACGTATGGCACATTTAGGAGCACCATGAGGAGACAAAGTTTTCACTGACATTTCAGTGACGCGAGCCATCGCTCTAGCATCTCCTTTCCGAGGATGAGGCTTCAACTGCCATGATTCTTGTATGTTTGTACCATTTGTATTTGAGGAAGTAACAAAGAGGATGGAGGAAGAGTTTCCATGGATCCTAATATCACCCTCCATCTCACAATAATCATTCCTTCTGTCTGAAAAATCACAAAAGGGATTTCTTGGAAGTTTCTCCTTTTGGGGCCTTGTCTCTGCACAAAAAATTATAAGCTTTAAATACAACAAACATGTTTAATTTCAATTCCTAGATCTGGAGTTCATCCACTTCTCTTCCGAGGAAAAAGCtaaatttcaaaaatattaatttagcTTTATGAAATTGTCTCAATAACTGGACAATTTTCAGTGTGTATATTTTCTTTGACATGAAAATTGTGTCTGAACTTTCTATTTATTTTCAGAAACAAAGGTGATAATTCACTTTGTCTTTAGTAAGGATTTGTAAAAGAGAAACACAAGGCTTTATAATTACAAGAAAATCTACATCTTTCGTGCAAATTAAGACTAACGAAAGAAGCATTAATAAaactaacatatatatagcagaatAACATCGAGGATTATCATCTTTCACCAGCAATAGGTTTCCTATAATAATCCAGGAAATAGTGTACATTAATTCTATAATAGTCATCCCAAACTTACATCAGCTTCTATTTATGAAGTCAACAAGCATTCAATTATTTGGACTTGTTGCTACAAGGAGAACAAAAACGTCTAGTGTATTTTTAGTTGCACTTCACAAGTATACACCTTTAATTCCATGTAATGCAGAATTAATGGAATTGATTTTCTAGCCCAAGAAAGAATAATAAAATGTAACTGCCATATCGTTAGGCAAGCAAAAACAGACACAAATGATGTACTTATCTAAAATTGAGGCACCTTTTGTGACCAATTCATTATCTTTAATGCTAAACCTTGACATTTCTTGTATATTTGGTCCTTGTCCCTCTATGAACATTCCATAAGAAGGATTAAGCACTAAGGTAAATCAAATAGAAATGAACTTGATAAAGACATTGAAATAAAAGCAGATAGAAATGGACTTTCTCTAAGAGATCGAAAAGTATATGTATAACAAAGATTGAGAGTGGATTCACAATCTTGAAAGACTTGAGCTAATGGTGGTTGGTGATTGTGAGTATGCACCAAGGAACTAGTTGGTTACCGATGCCCGTCGAGAAGAAATCCTTGAATTTACGATGCGTCAACTTGCTAAAGCAGAATATTTACTTCTTTTCTTGGTGTTCTATCAGGGTGATTGAGTAATCTTCCTGTTTGCCATTAACAATAGACGACAATGCACAAGGAAGCTATCAATGTGAGCTCTTCCTATTTGCCGTATGTTTCTCAAATCTTTTCAGCTACATATCGTCTGCAGATATCAACAAAAAAATCTACCTTGAGATGCTTCCAATTCCAGGAACCTCAAATCCACCTGCATTCTATCAACGCGTCTGTTCTTCTCCATTCCTAGTTTGCATGAGGATCGGACATCATGGATAACAGATGGAATTGATCCTAAAATCAAATTGGGATTCTACCATCGGACTCCAACTTTTTGTAGTGCATTCAGAAAAACATGAAGAATCGGCTTCAGAAATATAAAGAAACCAACAATTGCAGTCCATTGGAAGTTGAAAGTCTAATACGAGTACAGAAGGTATTCATCCTTACATATGTAGCTTGCTTTTCTCTACGTCTACAAGACTATTCTTTCTCCTACCTCTCTCTCAATTATCTTATTTCCAGATAATTTCCCTGTGTAATCTCACCCTTTCTTCATTTCCCTCTTCCCATCTACCACTGCTTTCCTACTGACCTCCCTTTGAGGTGTTCTTGCCCTCTCTGATCCATACTGTCGAATCGATTGTAGGTGTTCACGAATCTCTAAAAGCAAGTGTTTTTTTATGTTGAGTGGCAAGAAAATTCGTGGCCGATTAGAAGAGTTTCTGCAACAATCATCTCAGATTCAAGAAGGCCAGCGAAAATTGGCTTACCCGCTGGATCAGAAGCTGTGATCTTGTGTTCTTCCTTGGGAACAGGAGGAGCCGCTTGATTTGAACGCCAGAAGGTCACTACACAACCAAATAAGATTGGGGGAAAATTAGTAAGACGATGAACTCAGCAGTCCACGGCACGAACATCTACGAGTACAGGATCAGAACAACTCACGGTTGGAGAAGGAAACAACGTAGCTGGTGTACACCACAAGAAGGATCATCGACAGCAGAAAGCATCCTCCAAGCAGCGCCGACCTGAGCCTTTGGGGTTCTCCTCGGCTGGGGCTCTTATGCTTCGCCATCTCCGATGTATCTTCGGGCCACTGCAATTATCTGCAGGAACTTCCCATCTTCTCAAAGAAGGGTTGGGTGAGGGTGGGTGGGGGGCAAACGGCTGACCTGCTCAATAATGGAGCTCAAGCGCTCTTCTGGTGATGCACCACGCATCAGTTGAGAAGAACTTTTCTGATGACGTTATTCCTGTGTTGACGAAATATTTCTAGGAAAAGGATTTGGTGGGCGAGAGTGACATTGTTCTTTAGATTTCGGGAAACGTGTTTGGACTTTTCCTCCAGAGTTGACTAAACTGCATGCTAGAAAATGGTTGATGGTTACCAGTCGTCATCTCCGTCCATCAAGACCTCGCACGTATCTCGACGAAAGCCAGCGGCAGAGCGGACGGCGACAAAGTTGCGCAGGCCAGGACGCGGTGTCGGTGGGGAGTGACAGTAATTTAGACGATTACGTGATCGAGGTGACAAGTCACGATCAATTATTGTACAGCGTTACATTAATGCTGCTGCGGAGACCATCACAATGTGTAGGTATACCAATAAGTATCCCAAGCGCTTACGAGATTCGTACTGGGGTCCAGCGGGAAGTGGTCTGGGCCCCATCAAATGTCTTGACTGGGCAAGTCACTCGTGAGATTTGCCGATGCGAATTAGTTCACCCACCATCTCAATCGCAGTGTATGCCTTATTTGCATTGATTGATTGGGCAGGGGTTGTTGGTCTCATCCATGGACCAAATAGGCCCAAATGTAGTCTTTGTTGCCGGATCGTAGTTGGGCTTCGATGGGCGAGACAGGCTTCTGCAGAGGCTTCGTGGAGCCCAACATAATCCCTTCTTCTGCCccttatattttcattataatgGATTTGtggtaaaaataaaattttaattagatattaaaaaatagaatttttaataaagataactaatatcttcgatatatatatatatatatattaaagttttataataataataataataataactacttCATTAAACTATTGCCGGCTATGACGACGACTAAGAATATACCAAAGTCCTTAATTCCAAGATAATTATATAAATGATacaaaacaaaaatataataaggcTCTGGCCAAGTCAACTACTGGCTTCCGGTAGAAGAATCACATGAGGCCGGTTTCCATGCCCCTTTGCTTGAAGAGAGAACACAATTAGATAACCAAACATCACAGATCACTGATACAGGTTAAACACAAGTTGTAATAGATCAAGTAGGCCCATTTTTAATCATAATAACTAAGTAATTGTTGGTATTTAATTGTTGTGAGGAGACAAAAGTAGGGATCTACCAACAGTGAAGACAAAGAGATTGGATGTTACCATCTACCTTACATTTTGTTtctgtatgcatgcatgcatgcatgcacactGAAAGATCTCATCACATGAGGACTCTACAGGACTTCAAAGCCTGAGAATGGAATTTATATACATACACTCGCATCCATTCATATAAATCTCAACAAAAATACGTACAGGAAACACCACTTTGCATAGGCTCATTCCTCTTCCTTGGCCCACCAGCAGAAGGCGTCGTCCCCGGCGGCGCAGAGACTTCCACAGCTTACAGTATTGGAGAGTTTTCAATGTAATAGGTAAGCCATTAACATCTCAGTGACTTGCACTTCTTGGCTGTTTTCTCTAATTTATTGTAGTTCACATCAATCGTAGTATTTGTTGAATTCATCCGGTAGCATCTCTTTGTCTAAATTAGTTGCTTGACAAGCAATACGCTCGTCTTCTTCGACGTCCACTCTCTGAGAGACTCCAGGCTGTTCTCTATTTTTCTGCTTGAAATTTATATACACGCATTATTTGATGCATACATAGGAACAGATACTTCTGCATGTGCATCAGCTTTGGTTTGAAGGGTACTATACCTCCTCTGATACAAGTATAATGTTGTGATAGCGTGGAACAATGAACTCATAAGATGAGAGCTGGGGAATATGTGTGTCCAGCTTTGCCCTTGAGGAACAGTATGCAGAATTGGGAGGACCACATAGGAAGGGATATATAAACTATGGTTCAAAGTCGTGTAGCATGCCAACACTGAGCTATATAAAGCAGATAGAGGCAACTTCCAGTTCCATAGCAGGCTTTTCGAGAGAAGAAGATAGAGATGAGGCGATCCGAGAGCTTTAGCCATCTGAAACCATGGAAGCTCAGCCAGGCTGCCCTCTTCGGATGCCTTCTGATCATGACAGTGATCCTtgtttgtctcatcaaatctggtTCTAACACCATCGTTACATGTAAGTCCATGTACTATGTATCagatgctgcttcttcttcttcttcttcttcttcttcttcttcttcatatatGCTGCTGTTTAATTACACCACCCAGTTTCAATTCGCAGTGAATTTGCAGCTATCCAGCTATTCGAATATGGCTTTGCCCATGGAGGAGGAACTGAAGACTGGAGGACAAGGTCAGCCATCATTTTTCTCTTCATGATCTCTGAACTTGGATCTGATGTTAATCTAAGaggacatatataaatatataaataactaaataaataaatatatctatatatgttgaTCCAAATTATAGCTTTTGATTCTTCTTGGGAGTACATAAGGAGATATGGATGCGGTTAGCATTTCCAGTGGTCGGAACAGTTCTAAAAAATCTAAGTTGCACCTCGATGGAAATCCATTTGATTTTTTATATGCATCGTCGAGCAGTCTAGTTGAAAGCGAAAAAGCTGGTAGAAGCATCTTGCGCATGTTTCATGGTTCTGAGTGCAGAGAATAAAAGACATCACCTTGGTGATCCATTAGGATGAACTCTTCATTGTACgtagaacagagagagagagagagagagagagagagagagagagagagagagagagagagagagagagcaatattTGAGGTTATACATTCCACGATCTTAAAGCTAGTTGAGCCCTCGCTGTGTTTTGAATGCGATAGTTAAGTTGTCACCATTAGATTTGGTGGTACGTCATTTGGTGCATGGTCGAAATGTAAAGATGAGAAATGGTCCATCTGCCAGCCATTCAACTCCTTGGGATGGCGTCTTAACTTCACTTAGATCCCACAAAAAATATGTATATAACAGCAGACATGCCTTCTACAAGTTTGCTAGCTAGAGATTCCTCTTCTGCTGACTATCTTTGTCATTGCTACAAACCCTAGCTATATATCTGCCCTACAAATGCCTCGGTGTGTGATTGGTTCAGGTTTTTCTTTGAAGCACAATGAAGAGGATTTGAATATCTTCCTGTTATCAAGTCAACGTCTTTCTTGAGCTTTTGGCGATAACCTAAGAATTATTACATTACTAAGATATATTATAGTCACTATCACGTGACATTCTGAGCTATTATAACCATGACAAATTTCTTATTCATTGATGTATATGTCGAAGCGACAGTATCACAAGGCAatgctatatatatacatatatgaatataaCACACACCACACACAAACAAGAGATAAGAAGGTGGTCTCTTTCATGAAGGAATCAAGAGATTGCTACAACCCAGCTGTACTGTACATGTTCCTTtcagaaaaggaaacaaaagccgtCTAATAATACATATCACTTTACACGCCAACTCTTGCATTAGCAAGCAAGCGTTCTAAATATGTATGAACTGTAGGAAACTCTTCTTCTTAGCTGTGTTATCTAAAGATGCACGCAAAGATAACCCATGTACTCACTAGTCTCGTCAGCTTAGCGTTCTAATTAATAGTCTACACATGCTTTGCTTGGGATTAAAGGTGCAACTCGCGGGGTGTTCGACAGAATTCCTCTCATCTAGTTTGCAGTAAGGCCATGCCAATCCGTGACCTATCCTTTACGCACTAATGGCACATGGATTTCGAAGCATGATGACTCCATGCTACCTTTATTAGTTGATTAAGAGATGAAGGTTTGAACAATTGGAACTGCTCGCAGAAGTTGACCTGTTTGGTGGCTTTTGAATTGGAAACATGCCTAATGATTGAAGATGAAGATAAAGTTTGGCTGGAGTTGCGACTCGGATCAGGTCATCTTAATTTCCATCTGCTGGAGTTGCACAACAAGCAGGTGCAGATTTGGGGCAGAGAGTTAGAGTAGGAAAGGGATTGGGATTATTCTGGAAATCTGCCAGTTCTATTTGTACATGTATTAATAGAGGCTGTTGTTAGTTATCTATGGAGTTTACTCTAAGATGCACTTGATACAGGTGGATTACCAAGTACACCTCCTTCATTTGAGGAAGCACAGCTAAGCAATGAGTCACTTCAAGGAGGTGAGTGCTATTTGTCTTCATCGAGTGAAGGTGAATCTCCAGCTTAGAGTAATTAGACTTGAACGGCAGGTAAAGAAGCAGCAATACTTCCACATGCACTGAAGGAAAAGCAAGATGAGAAAGAAGCACATGCAGGTAAAGCAACAATTCATTACACCGAAATAGGTCATCGACCAATCGGCAAGTTGGTTGATTCTGTCTATGGTGCATTAGATGCAGATGCAGCAACAAGCTTAACCTCGACAACAATGGAAGATAAGGAGTTGGATGAACCGGCTACAGGTGGTGGGTGCAAACATTTCACTTCGTCTTCAGGAGTTAAAACATATCTACGGTGGTAAAGAATAAGCCTGTAAAGTTATTTCTGCAGGCAATCAAACAGTGGCACTGCAACTTCAGCATGAAGACAAGCATGGTGGTGGTGACTCAAATAAAGGTTAGTGTAATCCCTTTGCTGTAAATTGAGCATAATTTATACACATCTGTATCATGTTATGTCAGTAAAACCTATACTAACGTCTACACAGATTGGACAGTGATAAAATTGCCTCCTGTTCCGAAGGAAAAGCAGAGAGAAGAAGAGACAACAGCTGGTTTGTGCTCTGTGATGGCTGGCAATATTAAGAGAATCACCGATATAAAATCGTCTGTTGTGTGATGCTGCTAATATTAATTTAAACTATCAATCATGACTCTTGAGTGTTTCTTGTTGGTAAATCTTCTGATCAAGGAGTGGCATCACGGTTTCCTCTGTTCTAATGCAGAGAGATTGATCAAGGAGAGCAGAGTGGTGTGTGATTTCACGGCACCAAGATCAGATATCTGCTCGATGGATGGCGATGTTAGAGTTCTTGGCAGATCATCCATCATCATGTTGGCTTCGCCACCTACGGATCGATCTCCGACAGAGAACACGACATGGAAGATCAGACCGTATCCGAGGAAGTGGGAATCGACCATGGAACTTATCAAGGAGCTCACCGTGACAGTAGCAGCTGAGCCTGAGAAGGCCCCTCGCTGCATGATAAACCACGGCGTCCCCGCCGTGTTCTTCTCCACTGGTGGGTTCGTCGGCAACTACTTCCACGACTTCACCGATGTGATCATCCCCCTCTTCATGATGGCTCGCCGATTCAACGGAGAGGTTCAGCTCGTCGTCACCGACTTCAACTACCAGTTCATGGCTAAGTATCAGCAGATCCTGAGGCACCTCTCCCACTACCCGGCCATCAACTTGGACGCAGACGATCGAGTTCATTGCTTCCCCCATGCACACGTGGGTCTACACAGCCACAGAGCGCTGGGCATCGATGCCTCGAAATCTCCAAACGGGATCTCCATGAGCGACTTCAGAGACTTCCTGAGGAAGTCCTTCTCGCTCAAGAGAAAGTACAGCGAGG
This Musa acuminata AAA Group cultivar baxijiao chromosome BXJ1-2, Cavendish_Baxijiao_AAA, whole genome shotgun sequence DNA region includes the following protein-coding sequences:
- the LOC135606793 gene encoding beta-1,2-xylosyltransferase XYXT1-like isoform X1 encodes the protein MRRSESFSHLKPWKLSQAALFGCLLIMTVILVCLIKSGSNTIVTLNLQLSSYSNMALPMEEELKTGGQGGLPSTPPSFEEAQLSNESLQGGKEAAILPHALKEKQDEKEAHADADAATSLTSTTMEDKELDEPATGGNQTVALQLQHEDKHGGGDSNKDWTVIKLPPVPKEKQREEETTAERLIKESRVVCDFTAPRSDICSMDGDVRVLGRSSIIMLASPPTDRSPTENTTWKIRPYPRKWESTMELIKELTVTVAAEPEKAPRCMINHGVPAVFFSTGGFVGNYFHDFTDVIIPLFMMARRFNGEVQLVVTDFNYQFMAKYQQILRHLSHYPAINLDADDRVHCFPHAHVGLHSHRALGIDASKSPNGISMSDFRDFLRKSFSLKRKYSEGIDLQSRRKPRLLLILRRGSRSFVNERQVMRMVKGLGFKLITAGPEETKNISRFAQMVNSVDVLMGIHGAGLTNMVFLPSNATLVQIIPCCDLAKGCRYIFAEPAPDMGIRYVEYEIRVEESSLIEKYPRDDVLFRDPLSIQKQLGFNAFWNIFLNQQKGLQRPGRKRSLWRSSLEMQVRPRSIRMEMMDMEMKILDGFLLFFVVVWFWNVAGRRFRFICSRVL
- the LOC135606793 gene encoding beta-1,2-xylosyltransferase XYXT1-like isoform X4 yields the protein MRRSESFSHLKPWKLSQAALFGCLLIMTVILVCLIKSGSNTIVTLNLQLSSYSNMALPMEEELKTGGQGGLPSTPPSFEEAQLSNESLQGGKEAAILPHALKEKQDEKEAHADADAATSLTSTTMEDKELDEPATGGNQTVALQLQHEDKHGGGDSNKVIKLPPVPKEKQREEETTAERLIKESRVVCDFTAPRSDICSMDGDVRVLGRSSIIMLASPPTDRSPTENTTWKIRPYPRKWESTMELIKELTVTVAAEPEKAPRCMINHGVPAVFFSTGGFVGNYFHDFTDVIIPLFMMARRFNGEVQLVVTDFNYQFMAKYQQILRHLSHYPAINLDADDRVHCFPHAHVGLHSHRALGIDASKSPNGISMSDFRDFLRKSFSLKRKYSEGIDLQSRRKPRLLLILRRGSRSFVNERQVMRMVKGLGFKLITAGPEETKNISRFAQMVNSVDVLMGIHGAGLTNMVFLPSNATLVQIIPCCDLAKGCRYIFAEPAPDMGIRYVEYEIRVEESSLIEKYPRDDVLFRDPLSIQKQLGFNAFWNIFLNQQKGLQRPGRKRSLWRSSLEMQVRPRSIRMEMMDMEMKILDGFLLFFVVVWFWNVAGRRFRFICSRVL
- the LOC135606793 gene encoding beta-1,2-xylosyltransferase XYXT1-like isoform X5 translates to MRRSESFSHLKPWKLSQAALFGCLLIMTVILVCLIKSGSNTIVTLNLQLSSYSNMALPMEEELKTGGQGGLPSTPPSFEEAQLSNESLQGGKEAAILPHALKEKQDEKEAHADAATSLTSTTMEDKELDEPATGNQTVALQLQHEDKHGGGDSNKDWTVIKLPPVPKEKQREEETTAERLIKESRVVCDFTAPRSDICSMDGDVRVLGRSSIIMLASPPTDRSPTENTTWKIRPYPRKWESTMELIKELTVTVAAEPEKAPRCMINHGVPAVFFSTGGFVGNYFHDFTDVIIPLFMMARRFNGEVQLVVTDFNYQFMAKYQQILRHLSHYPAINLDADDRVHCFPHAHVGLHSHRALGIDASKSPNGISMSDFRDFLRKSFSLKRKYSEGIDLQSRRKPRLLLILRRGSRSFVNERQVMRMVKGLGFKLITAGPEETKNISRFAQMVNSVDVLMGIHGAGLTNMVFLPSNATLVQIIPCCDLAKGCRYIFAEPAPDMGIRYVEYEIRVEESSLIEKYPRDDVLFRDPLSIQKQLGFNAFWNIFLNQQKGLQRPGRKRSLWRSSLEMQVRPRSIRMEMMDMEMKILDGFLLFFVVVWFWNVAGRRFRFICSRVL
- the LOC135606793 gene encoding beta-1,2-xylosyltransferase XYXT1-like isoform X3; its protein translation is MRRSESFSHLKPWKLSQAALFGCLLIMTVILVCLIKSGSNTIVTLNLQLSSYSNMALPMEEELKTGGQGGLPSTPPSFEEAQLSNESLQGGKEAAILPHALKEKQDEKEAHADAATSLTSTTMEDKELDEPATGGNQTVALQLQHEDKHGGGDSNKDWTVIKLPPVPKEKQREEETTAERLIKESRVVCDFTAPRSDICSMDGDVRVLGRSSIIMLASPPTDRSPTENTTWKIRPYPRKWESTMELIKELTVTVAAEPEKAPRCMINHGVPAVFFSTGGFVGNYFHDFTDVIIPLFMMARRFNGEVQLVVTDFNYQFMAKYQQILRHLSHYPAINLDADDRVHCFPHAHVGLHSHRALGIDASKSPNGISMSDFRDFLRKSFSLKRKYSEGIDLQSRRKPRLLLILRRGSRSFVNERQVMRMVKGLGFKLITAGPEETKNISRFAQMVNSVDVLMGIHGAGLTNMVFLPSNATLVQIIPCCDLAKGCRYIFAEPAPDMGIRYVEYEIRVEESSLIEKYPRDDVLFRDPLSIQKQLGFNAFWNIFLNQQKGLQRPGRKRSLWRSSLEMQVRPRSIRMEMMDMEMKILDGFLLFFVVVWFWNVAGRRFRFICSRVL